In Carya illinoinensis cultivar Pawnee chromosome 16, C.illinoinensisPawnee_v1, whole genome shotgun sequence, a single window of DNA contains:
- the LOC122299021 gene encoding uncharacterized protein LOC122299021: protein MNKCNPVPAGAGGVLRDSDGNIKMAFSVSLGHGTNNFAELLGLLHGIQLVQEQGIVDFDVELDSWLVVHWIKEKNCKTWYLEDFWEKVMEVLQGLNVQISHIFQEGNKAVDYLVRMGAEGRNETLWSVQELPLLLRGILRLDKNGLPSIRM, encoded by the coding sequence ATGAACAAGTGCAACCCAGTACCAGCGGGTGCAGGGGGAGTATTGAGGGATTCGGATGGAAATATCAAGATGGCGTTTTCAGTGAGTCTGGGCCATGGAACCAATAATTTTGCAGAACTCTTGGGATTGTTGCATGGTATTCAGCTGGTTCAGGAACAAGGGATAGTAGACTTCGATGTTGAACTTGACTCTTGGTTGGTGGTTCACtggataaaagaaaagaattgtAAGACTTGGTACCTTGAGGACTTTTGGGAGAAGGTAATGGAGGTGTTGCAGGGACTAAATGTTCAAATATCTCATATATTCCAAGAAGGGAATAAAGCGGTAGATTATTTAGTGAGAATGGGGGCGGAAGGGAGGAATGAGACATTGTGGTCGGTTCAGGAGCTGCCTCTTCTTCTTAGAGGCATTTTACGGCTCGATAAAAATGGACTTCCTTCTATTCGGATGTAG